In Danaus plexippus chromosome 17, MEX_DaPlex, whole genome shotgun sequence, one DNA window encodes the following:
- the LOC133319299 gene encoding uncharacterized protein LOC133319299 has product MSIPQRKINNFMSRTSKEKVDSISRKFIFMQVPCGLFRLPILGIASKIQLSIMFGIKVLYNCAIIYNLYFAVAFYSYGIAPICDTVEFVSCTLLGFVTYKELLKFYAKINRIDKDLQFCHNSQPKKEVFVHFVQILIIGITVTLNFWLVPECLDIFRTMPFLIPLKILHYLELNYYGHLFALLIPRLKLLTNKKKKSCYIKEDQKEKYHYRNDKLLIRYDIGFLMDSYNRLLKAYDYLNKAIRWQLLIIIIAMFNVSLSLAYYVSKLHLEKDKKKVKGCDLCINITFLVIEVVPFVIPCLLASQVSGEVVNLEEAITSRVHENKLDTSYQCTAVLFLELLRKQPLSFPLLHLFVIDLTLPFKLLSLILTYLIILLQFDRVININKII; this is encoded by the exons ATGTCCATACcgcaaagaaaaataaataacttcatgTCCAGAACAAGCAAAGAAAAAGTTGATTCGATttctagaaaatttatttttatgcaagTACCGTGTGGTTTATTTAGACTTCCTATTTTAGGCATTGCTAGTAAGATTCAGTTGTCGATTATGTTTGGGATAAAAGTGCTGTACAATTGCgcaataatttacaatttgtaCTTTGCAGTCGCATTTTATTCCTATGGAATAGCCCCGATATGTGACACAGTAGAATTTGTAAGTTGCACTTTGCTAGGTTTTGTGACATATAAAGaactattgaaattttatgcgAAGATCAATAGGATTGACAAAGATTTACAATTTTGTCACAATAGTCAGCCCAAAAAGGAAGTTTTTGTGCATTTCGTGCAGATCCTCATCATCGGAATAACAGTCACTTTAAACTTTTGGCTGGTTCCTGAATGCCTGGATATATTTAGAACCATGCCTTTCTTAATacctttgaaaatattacattatcttGAACTAAATTACTATGGACATCTGTTTGCACTTTTGATTCCAAGGCTGAAACTtctgacaaataaaaaaaagaaatcgtGTTACATTAAAGAAGACCAAAAAGAGAAATATCATTATAGAAACGACAAACTGCTAATCCGCTATGATATAGGATTTTTGATGGATTCTTATAATCGCTTGCTAAAAGCATACGACTATCTCAATAAGGCTATAAGGTGGcaa CttctcataataataatagcaatgTTTAATGTCAGCCTTAGTTTAGCATATTATGTGTCGAAATTGCATCTTGAAAAAGACAAGAAAAag gtCAAAGGTTGCGACCTATGCATCAATATCACGTTCTTAGTAATTGAAGTTGTACCCTTTGTAATACCATGTCTACTGGCAAGTCAAGTCTCCGGCGAAGTTGTTAATCTGGAGGAGGCAATAACGTCAAGGGtgcatgaaaataaattag ACACCTCATATCAATGCACAGCAGTTCTATTCCTAGAGTTGTTGCGGAAACAACCTCTGTCATTTCCTCTCCTGCATTTGTTCGTAATCGATTTAACTCTGCCCTTTAAGTTATTGAGTCTAATTCTCACTTATCTCATTATACTGTTGCAATTTGACAgggttataaatattaataaaattatttag